From Bacillus pumilus, one genomic window encodes:
- the pgsA gene encoding CDP-diacylglycerol--glycerol-3-phosphate 3-phosphatidyltransferase, which yields MFNLPNKITLSRIALIPVFMIIMLAPLDWGVARFGNVSIEVTHLVGAILFIVASTTDWIDGYYARKLNLVTNFGKFLDPLADKLLVSAALIILVQYNLTPAWMAIVIISREFAVTGLRLVLAGGGEVVAANMLGKVKTWAQIIAISALLLHNLPFELVSFPFGDLAMWVAVFFTVVSGWDYFAKNWEALKNSN from the coding sequence ATGTTTAACTTACCGAATAAAATAACTCTTTCTAGGATCGCCTTGATCCCTGTTTTTATGATCATTATGCTTGCACCTTTAGATTGGGGTGTTGCGCGTTTTGGTAACGTCAGCATCGAAGTGACGCATCTTGTTGGAGCAATTCTGTTTATTGTCGCTTCGACAACTGACTGGATTGATGGGTACTATGCGCGTAAACTGAACTTAGTGACAAACTTTGGTAAATTTTTAGATCCGCTTGCAGATAAATTGCTTGTTTCAGCTGCTTTAATTATACTTGTTCAATACAACCTCACACCGGCATGGATGGCGATTGTGATCATTAGCCGTGAATTTGCTGTAACCGGTCTAAGGCTTGTATTAGCCGGAGGCGGTGAAGTGGTAGCAGCTAATATGCTTGGAAAAGTGAAAACATGGGCGCAAATCATTGCGATTTCAGCACTTCTATTGCATAACCTGCCATTTGAACTTGTATCATTCCCGTTTGGTGACCTTGCGATGTGGGTAGCAGTGTTCTTCACTGTTGTGTCAGGCTGGGATTACTTTGCAAAAAACTGGGAAGCTTTAAAGAATTCTAACTAA
- a CDS encoding competence/damage-inducible protein A — MKSERKAEIIAVGSELLLGQITNTNAQFISKQLAEIGVNVYYHTAVGDNPERLKRAIQVAQERSNFIIFSGGLGPTKDDLTKETIASTLGKELVLNEEAFESIQDYFRKTGRDMSPNNRKQALVLEGSDVLVNRFGMAPGMFIQEDDTFYMLLPGPPSELHPMFENEAKPLISEKLGLKEKIVSVVLRFFGIGESQLETDLEDLIDAQTNPTIAPLASDGEVTLRLTAKHEDEKETERLLKETEAKILARVGEYFYGYDDTSLVREASKALHEHGKTVAAAESLTGGMFSEWLTDLEGASSIFSGSVVCYTNQVKQQVLGCREETLSSHGAVSKECALELAEGARKLAGSDIGISFTGVAGPDTHEGQPVGKVFIGLSTKDHTDVFEWMFTGSRSGIRKRAVKYGLHHLLNLLKES, encoded by the coding sequence TTGAAGTCAGAGAGAAAAGCAGAAATTATTGCAGTCGGGTCCGAACTTTTGCTAGGGCAAATTACGAATACGAATGCACAATTTATCAGCAAACAGCTAGCTGAAATTGGTGTGAATGTTTATTACCACACAGCAGTTGGTGACAATCCAGAGCGTTTAAAAAGGGCCATTCAAGTGGCGCAGGAAAGATCGAATTTTATTATCTTCTCAGGTGGTCTTGGACCAACCAAAGATGATTTAACAAAAGAAACCATTGCGAGTACGCTCGGAAAAGAGCTCGTGCTAAATGAAGAAGCATTTGAATCCATTCAAGACTACTTTCGAAAGACTGGACGAGACATGTCGCCGAATAACCGTAAGCAGGCACTCGTTCTAGAAGGATCTGATGTGCTCGTAAACCGGTTTGGGATGGCCCCAGGTATGTTTATTCAAGAAGACGATACATTTTATATGTTGCTTCCTGGACCGCCAAGTGAACTGCATCCGATGTTTGAGAACGAGGCGAAGCCGCTGATTTCTGAGAAACTGGGTTTAAAGGAAAAAATCGTGTCTGTTGTTCTCCGCTTCTTCGGAATCGGTGAATCACAGCTTGAAACAGACCTAGAAGATTTAATTGATGCTCAAACCAACCCGACGATTGCACCTCTCGCATCTGACGGTGAAGTGACACTTAGGCTCACGGCTAAGCATGAGGATGAAAAAGAAACGGAGCGTCTGTTAAAAGAAACAGAAGCGAAAATTTTAGCGCGGGTAGGTGAGTACTTCTACGGGTATGATGATACATCACTTGTCCGTGAAGCTTCCAAGGCCTTGCACGAACACGGGAAAACAGTGGCAGCGGCTGAGAGCCTGACTGGCGGAATGTTTTCTGAATGGCTGACAGATCTTGAAGGTGCATCGTCGATTTTTAGCGGCAGTGTCGTTTGTTATACAAATCAAGTCAAACAGCAGGTGCTTGGCTGCCGGGAGGAAACGTTGTCTTCTCATGGTGCTGTCAGCAAAGAGTGTGCTCTAGAGCTTGCTGAAGGTGCTAGAAAGCTCGCGGGAAGTGATATTGGCATTAGTTTTACGGGTGTAGCAGGCCCTGATACCCACGAGGGACAGCCTGTCGGAAAAGTGTTCATTGGGCTATCTACGAAAGACCATACAGACGTGTTTGAATGGATGTTTACAGGAAGCCGGTCGGGCATTCGAAAGCGCGCTGTGAAATACGGTCTGCATCACTTGCTCAATTTATTAAAAGAGAGTTAA
- the recA gene encoding recombinase RecA produces the protein MSDRQAALDMALKQIEKQFGKGSIMKLGEQTDTRISTVPSGSLALDTALGIGGYPRGRIIEVYGPESSGKTTVALHAIAEVQQQGGQAAFIDAEHALDPVYAQKLGVNIDELLLSQPDTGEQALEIAEALVRSGAVDIVVIDSVAALVPKAEIEGDMGDSHVGLQARLMSQALRKLSGAINKSKTIAIFINQIREKVGVMFGNPETTPGGRALKFYSSVRLEVRRAEQLKQGNDIMGNKTRIKVVKNKVAPPFRIAEVDIMYGEGISKEGEIIDLGSELDIVQKSGAWYSYQEERLGQGRENAKQFLKENKDILLMIQEQIREHYGLDTNGVKAAEEEEGQEELEI, from the coding sequence ATGAGTGATCGTCAAGCAGCCTTAGATATGGCTCTTAAACAAATAGAAAAACAGTTTGGTAAAGGCTCTATTATGAAACTAGGAGAGCAAACAGATACACGCATTTCAACAGTACCGAGTGGTTCGTTAGCACTTGATACTGCACTTGGAATAGGTGGATATCCTCGCGGCCGTATTATTGAAGTATATGGTCCAGAGAGTTCTGGTAAAACGACAGTAGCACTTCATGCCATTGCTGAGGTTCAGCAGCAGGGAGGACAAGCTGCATTTATCGATGCAGAGCATGCGCTCGATCCAGTTTACGCTCAAAAACTAGGTGTCAATATTGATGAGCTGTTACTTTCTCAGCCTGATACAGGAGAACAAGCACTTGAAATTGCAGAAGCTCTTGTCCGTAGTGGTGCAGTTGATATTGTTGTCATTGACTCAGTAGCTGCTCTTGTACCAAAAGCAGAGATTGAAGGGGACATGGGTGATTCACATGTTGGTTTACAAGCACGTTTGATGTCCCAAGCACTTCGTAAACTATCAGGTGCCATTAATAAATCGAAAACCATTGCCATCTTTATTAACCAAATTCGTGAAAAAGTTGGGGTCATGTTCGGTAACCCTGAAACAACGCCAGGTGGACGTGCGCTTAAGTTCTATTCGTCTGTTCGTTTAGAAGTGCGCCGTGCTGAACAGCTGAAGCAGGGCAATGACATTATGGGGAATAAAACGAGAATTAAAGTGGTGAAAAACAAAGTAGCACCGCCATTCCGTATTGCAGAAGTAGACATTATGTACGGTGAAGGAATCTCAAAAGAGGGAGAAATCATCGACCTTGGAAGCGAACTAGATATCGTACAAAAGAGCGGTGCTTGGTATTCTTATCAAGAGGAACGTCTTGGGCAAGGCCGCGAAAATGCGAAACAGTTCCTTAAAGAAAACAAAGATATTCTTCTCATGATTCAAGAACAAATTAGAGAGCACTACGGTTTGGACACAAACGGAGTGAAAGCAGCTGAAGAAGAAGAAG